CTTGTTTTCATTTTTTTAGGCGTTAAAATTTTCTTTTACAAACATTTTGTATTGGCTTTCCAGTTCATCAAAACCAATGTTAAGCAGGTAAATATTCCTGAAAAAGGTTGGCAGTTCATCTGTTATAAACTGTTGTTTGCGGTAGTTTCTTACATTGTCTATTGCCGCTTCCTCTACAAAAAAACCAATTCCTCTTTTATTGTTGATGATGTTCTTGTTTTGTAGCAGCTCGTAGGTACGCATTACCGTATTAGGATTTACTTCCATTTCTACGGCCAGTTCCCGCACCGAAGGAACTTTTTCATCGGCTTTCCATTTTCCGAGCAAAATATGTTCACAAACGTATTCTGCAATTTGAAGGTATATCGCCTTGTTATCTCTAAATTCCATATCTATACCTTTTAATTAAACTTCTTTTTCTTTTAAGCGGACGTAAGTAATTATCCAGATAAATAAGGTGACTAAGATGCTAGCCACAAATAGTATTATGAATACAAAGTCTCCTTCATTTGTGCCTGTATTGTACTTACCTTCCAGTAACCATTTCGCAGTTTTAAAGCCTAAAAAGATCACAAGTGTGAATAAGGCTGTTAAGGATAGAGCGGTTTTAACGTAATGAAAGCGATTAAAATAAACGGATCCCAGAAGAAAAATGCTAGAGAAGAAAAGTGGAAAAGCAAATAGGAATTTAGACCTGTTATCGACGGTTAAATCATCATAAAAAGAGCTAAAGCTCACCAATGTTAGTTTATTGGTGTTATAATCGAGCGCTTTTTGATTTTTCCATAGTTCGTTGATATAGTTAAGAAATATAGAATCAACTATATAAAAAATAAGTAGGTAACTTACTAAGCTGAGAATTACGGAGAAAAGAATTGCGCAAAAGAATTTCTCGGTAACAGAGGCTGGTGTCATTAATTCCATAATTGCTTTCGGTTTTTGCCCTAACGCACTAAAATAGGTGCTGGCTTCAATTGTTAAAAACAAAAAACCGATCGAAAGAAAAACAGGCATACGAAAGGCTAATTGAGCATGGCCGTTATCATTCCATACAAAATTTGATTGGTTGAAACGAGGGATGTTAAAGAGATAGAAGCCCACTACAATTACGGTAAGCACTATCAAACTCATCAAATAAATTTTTCCAAACTCCAGCCACTGTCTTTTAAGCAATAAGCCAAATCGATTGATATTAAATGTGTTGTTCATTGCTTAGCTGAATAAAGGTTTAAATTTGATTTTTTCTGCAAGTATGGCATTGAAAAGTAGCTCCATATCTAATTTGCTTTCTTCCTGGTGATAGTTGGGCATTACCGCATTATAACCAGAAAGTGATGCCTCTGCATAAATGATGCTATCATCGATTTCTTTGACTTTCTTAAAGGTTAACTTTGCTGTAATTTCTTCTACTGAAGCTTTAAGCGCAACGTCATTTTCGTCAAGCATAATCACCGTGTCGATCAAATTGTCCAAATCCCTAACCTGGTGCGTAGAGATGATGATACAACGTTCATCTGTCATAGCAGAAGCCATAATTTTTCTAAACTGAGCTTTAGAAGGAATGTCTAAACCGTTAGTAGGCTCATCCATAATCACCAGTTTCGCCTGTGTAGCCAGGCCAAAAGCAATAATTACTTTTTTCTTCTGCCCGTAGCTCATGTTAATGAGTTTCTGTTCAACAGGAATATCAAATTCCTTAATCAGATCTGTAAAATAATCATGATCGAAATTTTTGTAAAATGGAGCGTTTGCTTTTAAATAGGCTTCAATTTTTACTGAAGGCAAATAAAATTCTTCTGGAATAAAACAAATCTGCTCTAAAAGCGCAGGTTGTCTTTTGGCGGGGTTAAAGCCCATCACCTCTAATGTGCCACTCTGTGCATATACCAAACCGGCCAGGTTTTTTAATAGGCTCGATTTACCGGCTCCATTTTTTCCAAGCAAACCGTAAATATGGCCATTGCTTAACCGCATGCTCATATTTTTAAATAATGGCTTATGCTTGCTGTAGCCAAAATTAAGATTGTTAATATTTATCATATCTACTGTATTAGTTAAATAATACACTAATGTATGTTGTTGTTTGATGATCTCCAAATTATTTTGAAAAAAGTTTTGGGCTGAGCGAATAGGGGTTAGCGTTTTCACACTCATCGCGCTACGCCACGGGAAGGTAAAATATCAGTCTAATAATTGTTGCATTAAAACATCCTTAATGTGGAGATTGTATGTTTGTAGTATATTGATATAGTATGGATACAAAATGGGCATATTTACTTAGTCGCTTGGCAATAGGATTGAGTTTTTTCGGACATGGTTTGGTGCGTTTACCAAAACTTGCAGGTTTTAGTGGCTGGATGGTTGGGCAATTTTCGAAATCATATTTACCTGATACATTGATTATTCCCTTTAGTTATATTTTGCCGTTTGCCGAATTTATAGCAGGCTTAATGATCATATTGGGCTTATTTACTAGGCAAGGCTTATTATTTGCCGGAGTGATTTCGTTAGCA
The nucleotide sequence above comes from Pedobacter riviphilus. Encoded proteins:
- a CDS encoding GntR family transcriptional regulator, which gives rise to MEFRDNKAIYLQIAEYVCEHILLGKWKADEKVPSVRELAVEMEVNPNTVMRTYELLQNKNIINNKRGIGFFVEEAAIDNVRNYRKQQFITDELPTFFRNIYLLNIGFDELESQYKMFVKENFNA
- a CDS encoding ABC transporter ATP-binding protein, giving the protein MININNLNFGYSKHKPLFKNMSMRLSNGHIYGLLGKNGAGKSSLLKNLAGLVYAQSGTLEVMGFNPAKRQPALLEQICFIPEEFYLPSVKIEAYLKANAPFYKNFDHDYFTDLIKEFDIPVEQKLINMSYGQKKKVIIAFGLATQAKLVIMDEPTNGLDIPSKAQFRKIMASAMTDERCIIISTHQVRDLDNLIDTVIMLDENDVALKASVEEITAKLTFKKVKEIDDSIIYAEASLSGYNAVMPNYHQEESKLDMELLFNAILAEKIKFKPLFS
- a CDS encoding DoxX family protein; translation: MDTKWAYLLSRLAIGLSFFGHGLVRLPKLAGFSGWMVGQFSKSYLPDTLIIPFSYILPFAEFIAGLMIILGLFTRQGLLFAGVISLALIFGTTVIENWDALPSQLIHVAFLSVLLAYLSHNSYAVDKIIKK